A region of Reichenbachiella carrageenanivorans DNA encodes the following proteins:
- a CDS encoding Ig-like domain-containing protein produces MQQKHYLRKISMMCIMVAVVGSAFAQSTVDVLASIADGFVSDPALVTANNPYVLGDLKIGSSDVGGNPNLTSAIIPFELPTIPDGKEITAVSLTVHVSYGRQWANSDVDLYGLGYSSTATISSSDHFAGDFGTGNGSDTGIQDDFISKNVDLGNLDTERDETTDATGGTNLLAFIKAQYDAGAAAGDFVFLRLSIDNVSMTGSQYFNVDDGAGDSPAKLVFTFDDSDANKAPVLAAVGDQEVQQGESPTVVLSGSDLDGENSALVFSANNLPSFASITNNDDGTADLAISPLEEHVGVYPNVEIIVSDGEDTDTEIITITVTNGVTVDITSTADGYVSDATLVTENNPYYAGFMKLGKSDVGGNANLTTAIIPFELPAIPEGKEIRKANLKVYVSYGREWVTTNVDLYGLEYNAAADISSLDHFVGAYGDGTGNGSDFGIEDDYFTKNVANGSLDTERYEETSASGDANLASYLKAQYDAGAVAGDYVFLRLSVDNTAVAGAHYFKVEGDGSATPPTLSITFDEPVPAGNPTLAPIGNQTVTQYGYLKIDIEATVQNSDPITLSTSDNLPSEATFTDYGDGTGSIEIISAGVPQAYADIVITASNGSLSSSETISITYEAIDPSQQMNLDEVASDRFAVTDLVWPASHGEAAVSFWHEDKVAATTITIDDNIEADHSFWLGLQETYDQLKFTWFIIDNQVTDWNKYQALLDAGNEVNGHDDCDINSDVDENDTSNDKVYRTALESIQNDIATNLSAPATTYAYPCGIEFDTDIARDIYIAMRGTFGVMNQANRTNYLALDSRSATNSNEDIDNLLDETRTVKLFGNSYYRGWYATHYHSVTSNEVLKTNTENHMSYINDHADELWIAGFSEAAKYGQERDSHTLTIDQVEASEIKFTLTDDMKDEWFDFPLTVKVRVANDWGAASATQNGVPVEATLVTHESDKYVLVKAVPDNGQVTLTGTGEATPHAPVLDPIGAQGAVEGESKSIDLSATDADGDGIMFSLSGAPAFITLTDNGDGTADLVVNAQSGDAGTYTLTVKVSDGTLTDEEEITVTVTAAVVDNTAPELAAIGDQTLEAGQALEVALSATDAESDALSYSIKDEPAFVSLTDNGDGTGKIRISPTATDAGTYTFTIAVSDGTLVAEETITLIVTEPDAEVLVIGDEQWDAVTVYPNPSVDGRFYLTVPAGIQVSQASISIYSAFGQEMIKRSITLEHNGDKIDVLGSQSLPTGYYLMMFSAGEVTKKMTLLVK; encoded by the coding sequence ATGCAGCAAAAACACTACTTGAGAAAAATATCCATGATGTGCATCATGGTTGCCGTGGTAGGATCGGCATTCGCGCAGTCCACTGTGGATGTGCTGGCTTCTATAGCCGATGGATTTGTGTCTGATCCAGCATTGGTGACGGCAAACAATCCCTATGTGCTTGGAGACCTTAAAATTGGCTCTAGCGACGTAGGAGGGAATCCTAATTTGACATCGGCCATTATTCCTTTTGAATTGCCAACCATTCCGGATGGCAAAGAAATCACAGCAGTCAGTCTTACGGTACATGTTTCTTATGGGAGACAGTGGGCCAATTCGGATGTCGATTTGTATGGGCTAGGGTATAGTTCTACAGCTACTATTTCATCGTCGGATCATTTTGCTGGCGACTTCGGTACAGGCAATGGATCGGATACAGGTATTCAAGATGATTTTATTTCTAAAAATGTAGACTTGGGAAATCTTGATACAGAAAGAGATGAAACTACAGATGCTACAGGGGGTACAAACTTGCTGGCTTTTATCAAAGCACAATATGATGCAGGTGCTGCAGCAGGCGATTTTGTTTTTCTAAGATTGTCTATAGATAATGTGTCGATGACAGGTTCTCAGTATTTCAATGTAGACGATGGTGCTGGGGATAGTCCTGCCAAACTGGTCTTTACATTTGATGATTCTGATGCAAACAAGGCACCTGTATTGGCTGCGGTGGGCGATCAGGAAGTGCAGCAAGGAGAGAGCCCTACAGTGGTTTTGTCAGGGTCAGATCTTGATGGAGAGAATAGTGCGCTGGTATTCAGTGCCAACAATCTACCAAGCTTTGCTTCGATCACCAACAACGACGATGGCACTGCAGATTTGGCTATCAGTCCGCTGGAAGAGCATGTGGGTGTATACCCCAATGTAGAAATCATAGTAAGCGACGGAGAAGATACCGACACCGAGATCATCACGATTACCGTGACCAATGGCGTGACCGTAGACATCACATCAACTGCAGATGGATATGTTTCAGATGCTACGTTAGTTACTGAAAACAATCCCTATTATGCTGGTTTTATGAAACTGGGCAAGAGTGATGTAGGTGGCAATGCTAACCTGACCACAGCCATTATACCCTTTGAGCTACCAGCCATACCAGAAGGTAAAGAAATCAGAAAGGCCAACTTGAAAGTATATGTGTCCTATGGTAGGGAATGGGTTACGACCAATGTCGATTTGTATGGTTTGGAGTATAATGCCGCCGCAGATATTTCTTCTTTAGATCATTTTGTGGGAGCATATGGAGACGGTACTGGCAACGGGTCAGATTTTGGTATTGAGGACGATTACTTTACCAAAAACGTGGCCAATGGATCTTTAGATACTGAGCGCTATGAAGAGACCAGTGCTAGTGGTGATGCCAACTTGGCAAGCTATCTGAAGGCACAGTACGATGCGGGTGCAGTAGCTGGTGATTATGTGTTTTTAAGGTTGAGTGTAGATAATACTGCTGTGGCAGGTGCACATTATTTCAAAGTAGAAGGCGACGGAAGTGCAACACCTCCTACCTTGTCTATCACCTTCGACGAACCTGTGCCTGCTGGCAATCCCACACTTGCGCCTATAGGCAATCAGACAGTCACACAATATGGCTATCTGAAAATAGACATCGAAGCTACGGTTCAAAACTCAGACCCCATCACCTTGAGTACTTCTGATAATTTGCCTAGCGAAGCTACTTTCACAGACTATGGAGATGGTACAGGTAGTATCGAAATCATCTCGGCAGGAGTGCCACAGGCGTATGCAGATATTGTTATTACTGCATCTAACGGGAGCCTAAGCAGTTCGGAGACGATCAGTATTACCTACGAAGCGATAGACCCCTCGCAGCAGATGAATCTGGATGAAGTGGCTTCAGATCGATTTGCAGTGACTGATTTGGTATGGCCAGCAAGTCATGGCGAAGCCGCCGTGAGCTTCTGGCACGAGGATAAAGTAGCAGCGACCACCATTACCATAGATGATAATATAGAAGCAGATCATAGCTTTTGGCTCGGCCTGCAAGAAACTTACGATCAGCTCAAATTCACTTGGTTTATTATAGACAATCAGGTGACCGATTGGAACAAGTACCAAGCGCTTTTGGATGCGGGCAACGAAGTAAATGGACACGACGATTGTGACATCAATAGTGACGTGGATGAAAATGACACGAGCAACGACAAAGTGTACCGTACGGCATTGGAGAGTATTCAAAACGACATCGCTACCAACTTGTCTGCACCTGCTACTACCTATGCTTATCCATGTGGAATAGAGTTCGATACAGATATAGCCAGAGATATATACATCGCCATGAGAGGCACATTTGGTGTCATGAACCAGGCCAATCGTACCAACTATTTGGCACTGGATAGCCGTAGTGCTACCAATAGCAATGAGGATATAGACAATCTCCTAGACGAAACAAGAACGGTCAAATTGTTTGGCAATTCTTACTATAGAGGGTGGTATGCTACTCATTACCATTCGGTGACAAGCAATGAAGTACTGAAAACCAATACGGAAAACCACATGAGCTATATCAACGATCATGCGGATGAACTATGGATTGCAGGATTTAGCGAAGCAGCAAAGTATGGGCAAGAGAGAGATTCTCATACCCTCACGATAGATCAGGTAGAAGCCAGTGAGATCAAATTCACATTGACTGATGACATGAAAGACGAGTGGTTTGATTTTCCGCTGACGGTAAAAGTGAGAGTAGCTAACGATTGGGGAGCTGCAAGTGCCACACAAAACGGTGTGCCTGTAGAGGCCACACTGGTCACACATGAGTCTGATAAGTACGTCTTGGTAAAAGCCGTGCCAGACAATGGTCAGGTCACGCTGACAGGTACAGGAGAAGCCACGCCTCATGCACCCGTTCTCGATCCGATCGGCGCACAGGGAGCAGTAGAGGGCGAGTCTAAGTCTATCGACCTATCGGCTACAGATGCGGATGGAGATGGGATCATGTTTAGCCTATCAGGCGCGCCAGCGTTTATTACTTTGACAGACAATGGGGACGGTACAGCAGATTTGGTGGTGAATGCTCAAAGTGGAGATGCCGGCACCTATACCCTGACAGTGAAAGTATCTGATGGTACGCTGACCGATGAGGAAGAAATCACGGTGACAGTCACAGCTGCAGTGGTAGATAATACAGCACCCGAGCTAGCCGCCATAGGCGACCAAACGCTGGAAGCAGGACAAGCCTTGGAAGTAGCACTATCGGCTACAGATGCGGAGAGTGATGCGTTGAGCTATAGCATCAAGGATGAGCCGGCTTTTGTTTCCTTGACGGACAATGGAGACGGCACGGGTAAAATAAGAATCAGCCCCACTGCTACAGATGCAGGCACGTACACCTTCACGATCGCAGTCTCAGACGGTACACTTGTAGCCGAAGAAACGATTACGCTTATAGTGACGGAACCAGATGCTGAAGTATTGGTGATTGGTGATGAGCAATGGGATGCAGTGACTGTATATCCTAATCCATCTGTCGACGGTCGTTTTTACTTGACAGTGCCTGCGGGTATTCAGGTGTCGCAGGCAAGCATCAGTATATACAGTGCTTTTGGACAAGAGATGATCAAGAGGTCGATCACACTGGAGCACAACGGAGACAAAATTGATGTATTGGGAAGTCAGAGTTTGCCGACAGGCTATTATCTCATGATGTTCTCGGCAGGTGAGGTCACAAAAAAGATGACTCTTTTGGTTAAATAA
- a CDS encoding SusD/RagB family nutrient-binding outer membrane lipoprotein yields the protein MKSNNYIILAFALVLSLSGCDDFGDLNTDPTAATVPDAKSLISTVQTRFSGDRETVWRANFGYHMTIMQMVSDGWTGAHGQVYLPDASYFEYLWKASYINANDLEIAIETAAQNEVNINYHSVARIMKVMVFAQLTDSYGDIPYSEALNAFSEGNIKPKYDAQQDIYTDFFKELTEAADQLDSAKPLEGDLIFNGDVEKWRKFANSLRLRYALRLVNVDAATAQTEALAALTGGVMESYTDAAYVTHGNNDVILSSTGGVEIRGNGFSQVQHFAEQITVACETYAGYMKANNDPRLRMMFGIYGAESSNSATNDKFKSVTPTSIEVTEEYLAQEGELTAYPPGYYLFDNTDAEGITWTPIKVEKNGVDVTLTKYFKSLQINRELTALDMPSMYMSYAEVELYKAEMAARGWGGTGVSDVATHFENAVFASIDELENVMDSRPVSGVVSDYVDDLLATGTSRLELIAMQQYMVNFYNGTEAYANWRRTGFPVLKPADHANTDTNLNGLIPRKLPYPNTEMNFNRENLEAHLDDGVNFWGAPVWWDGSRDRGVLK from the coding sequence ATGAAGAGCAATAATTATATAATTCTAGCATTCGCGTTGGTACTTAGCCTATCTGGCTGTGACGACTTCGGTGATCTTAACACTGATCCGACAGCCGCTACAGTACCCGACGCCAAATCGCTGATATCTACTGTTCAGACTAGATTTAGTGGAGATAGAGAAACTGTTTGGAGAGCTAATTTTGGCTACCATATGACCATCATGCAAATGGTGTCTGATGGGTGGACAGGCGCACATGGGCAAGTGTACTTGCCAGATGCCAGCTATTTCGAATACCTATGGAAGGCCTCTTATATCAATGCCAATGATTTGGAAATTGCCATAGAGACGGCGGCTCAAAATGAAGTCAACATCAACTACCATTCTGTAGCCCGAATCATGAAGGTGATGGTTTTTGCACAGCTCACCGATTCGTATGGAGATATTCCATACAGTGAGGCCTTGAATGCGTTTTCTGAAGGCAACATCAAGCCTAAGTACGATGCGCAGCAAGACATCTACACAGATTTCTTCAAAGAATTGACAGAAGCTGCCGATCAGTTGGACAGCGCCAAGCCACTCGAAGGAGATTTGATTTTCAACGGAGACGTAGAGAAGTGGAGAAAGTTTGCCAACTCACTTCGGTTGAGGTATGCCTTGCGTTTGGTCAATGTGGATGCCGCTACGGCTCAGACAGAAGCACTCGCAGCATTGACTGGCGGAGTCATGGAGTCTTACACAGATGCCGCTTATGTCACTCATGGCAACAACGATGTGATCCTGTCGAGCACGGGAGGAGTAGAGATCCGAGGCAATGGATTTTCTCAAGTGCAGCACTTTGCTGAGCAGATCACAGTGGCCTGCGAAACATATGCTGGCTACATGAAAGCCAATAATGACCCAAGACTTCGTATGATGTTTGGGATCTATGGAGCAGAGTCTTCTAATTCGGCTACGAATGACAAATTCAAATCTGTGACCCCTACCAGTATAGAGGTGACCGAGGAGTATCTGGCACAAGAGGGAGAGCTTACCGCTTATCCTCCAGGATACTACTTGTTCGACAATACAGATGCTGAGGGGATCACCTGGACGCCGATCAAAGTAGAGAAAAACGGGGTAGATGTAACGCTCACCAAGTATTTCAAATCATTACAAATCAATAGAGAACTCACCGCACTAGACATGCCATCTATGTATATGTCGTATGCCGAAGTAGAACTCTACAAAGCTGAAATGGCCGCTAGAGGCTGGGGAGGTACGGGCGTATCTGATGTAGCTACTCACTTCGAAAACGCTGTTTTTGCAAGCATAGACGAATTAGAAAATGTAATGGATAGCAGACCCGTCTCTGGTGTGGTTAGCGATTATGTAGATGATCTTTTGGCTACTGGCACGTCACGATTGGAGTTGATCGCTATGCAGCAGTATATGGTCAATTTTTACAATGGTACCGAGGCCTATGCCAACTGGAGAAGAACAGGATTCCCTGTCTTGAAACCAGCTGATCATGCCAATACAGATACCAACCTTAATGGACTGATCCCAAGAAAGCTTCCATACCCTAATACCGAGATGAACTTCAACAGAGAGAATCTGGAAGCGCACTTGGACGATGGAGTCAACTTCTGGGGCGCACCAGTATGGTGGGATGGCAGTAGAGACAGAGGAGTCCTGAAATAA
- a CDS encoding discoidin domain-containing protein: MQGIIITDGFGDGWVVENNLVMNDQTHGITLYGARNCRIQNNTVVQHPYYTDTDLVPWISCQAQSKTGQDNFSNVIRNNIAGKFTTWTFDATTIVEGNIDIDELNYNNYLPYFNDYVNHDFHLKAGSLAIDAGVNTDMATLDLDGNIRVFGPSPDAGCFEYSAGADQTAPTLVSVNNSYLDDVFTFSFSESVTPTTAQNTANYAISNGVTVQSATLEADNRTVTMEVSTLGGNQVNTLTVSNVQDYAGNTIASGNTGTFKFTCDTLWASSFQDDQWGYNPPAGAMDADLNTKWASEGTEWLQKNFCSAVTVTSVDIAFGLGDERTYNFSIELSSDGENYTQVYSGVSSGTTLSLEHFDFADTQARYVKIIGGGNSASAWNNYQEVQINTSGSAPTNQAPVVAAIPAQSVVEGNSLNVSVSASDSNGDNLTLSASNLPSFATFMDHGNGTGTVSVVTTSGDAGVYSNITLTANDGLANASTSFDLTVTTGASNSAPVLAAIGSQSVDEDATSNVSIAATDADADTMTITATGLPSFATLTPNSNGSSTLAMSPTSGDAGTYSGIVISVTDGTATDSETISITVHAVVVGQSYTIYAHANDQEVRTNGTTQWVGQTTARVGGASSAYDAGLVIPFQLPALPAGHAVAEASFSMNLVGKVNTPTGNMNLAGVTYRSTSAVLVADYSASSSLVETGFITSATAAGVVSLSDDQQLADFINDQYDAGAVAGDYVFFKIQSDIDEANYSYWNMSTADDTNNSKKPTLTLVSGSGSGARTVAHTVMNVSEPKAQLVVYPNPIQSGELHLVLPSNFDASRGTVSIFNTYGQRVYQINLNQAKSETTFRMTGLESLTSGFYVLQLSDGKSAYQSKVSVQ, encoded by the coding sequence ATGCAGGGCATCATCATTACCGATGGATTTGGCGATGGCTGGGTAGTGGAAAACAACCTAGTGATGAATGATCAAACGCACGGGATTACACTATACGGCGCTCGAAACTGTAGAATACAAAACAATACGGTGGTTCAGCATCCCTACTATACCGATACCGACTTGGTGCCTTGGATCTCATGTCAGGCACAAAGCAAAACAGGACAAGACAACTTCAGCAATGTGATCAGAAACAACATCGCAGGTAAGTTTACCACCTGGACGTTTGATGCTACTACTATCGTAGAGGGCAACATTGATATCGATGAGTTGAACTACAACAACTATCTCCCATATTTCAACGATTATGTCAATCACGATTTTCATCTGAAAGCGGGTAGCTTGGCTATCGATGCCGGAGTAAATACCGATATGGCAACTTTGGATTTGGATGGAAATATCAGAGTGTTTGGCCCTTCGCCAGATGCAGGGTGTTTTGAATATTCGGCTGGAGCAGACCAGACTGCGCCTACTTTGGTATCGGTCAACAATTCCTACTTGGACGATGTTTTCACTTTTAGCTTTAGCGAAAGCGTAACACCAACTACGGCACAAAACACGGCTAACTATGCGATCAGCAATGGAGTGACCGTACAATCTGCAACACTCGAAGCGGACAATCGCACAGTGACCATGGAAGTATCTACACTGGGAGGCAATCAGGTAAATACGCTCACCGTGAGCAACGTACAAGACTACGCTGGCAATACCATTGCCAGTGGCAATACAGGTACATTCAAATTCACCTGCGACACACTATGGGCGAGCAGCTTCCAAGACGACCAATGGGGATATAATCCTCCTGCAGGCGCGATGGATGCAGACCTGAATACCAAATGGGCTTCGGAAGGAACCGAATGGTTGCAGAAAAATTTCTGTAGTGCAGTTACCGTCACCTCGGTAGATATCGCTTTTGGGTTGGGAGACGAGCGCACGTACAATTTCAGCATTGAGCTGTCTAGTGATGGAGAGAATTACACGCAAGTGTATAGTGGAGTCAGCAGCGGCACTACTTTGAGCTTAGAGCATTTTGATTTTGCGGACACGCAAGCCAGATATGTAAAAATCATAGGTGGTGGCAACTCCGCTTCTGCCTGGAACAACTATCAGGAAGTACAGATCAACACATCGGGAAGTGCGCCTACCAATCAGGCACCTGTAGTAGCGGCTATCCCTGCACAAAGCGTGGTAGAGGGCAATAGCCTAAACGTGTCTGTGTCGGCTAGTGATAGCAATGGCGACAACCTTACACTATCGGCTAGCAACCTGCCAAGCTTTGCCACTTTTATGGATCATGGCAATGGTACTGGTACCGTGAGTGTGGTGACTACATCAGGAGATGCTGGCGTGTATAGCAACATCACCCTTACGGCAAATGATGGTTTGGCCAATGCCTCAACCTCGTTTGATTTGACCGTAACGACTGGAGCTAGCAATTCGGCGCCTGTATTGGCTGCGATTGGTAGCCAAAGCGTAGACGAAGATGCTACGTCGAATGTAAGCATAGCTGCCACTGATGCAGACGCAGATACGATGACAATCACGGCTACGGGCTTGCCCTCTTTTGCTACGCTCACGCCCAATAGCAACGGATCGTCTACCCTTGCCATGAGTCCTACTTCGGGAGATGCAGGTACCTATTCAGGCATTGTCATTAGCGTGACGGATGGCACAGCTACCGATAGTGAAACTATCAGTATCACGGTTCATGCAGTAGTAGTGGGGCAGTCGTATACGATCTATGCTCATGCCAATGACCAGGAAGTGCGCACCAATGGCACGACGCAGTGGGTAGGACAGACAACCGCCAGGGTAGGAGGAGCCAGTTCTGCTTATGATGCAGGTTTGGTGATTCCGTTTCAGCTACCTGCTTTGCCCGCAGGACACGCAGTGGCCGAGGCTTCATTTTCCATGAATCTGGTAGGCAAAGTGAATACACCTACTGGCAACATGAATCTAGCTGGTGTGACATACAGAAGCACCAGTGCAGTGTTGGTGGCAGATTATTCAGCGTCTAGCTCGCTGGTAGAGACGGGTTTTATCACAAGTGCTACAGCTGCGGGTGTGGTGTCTTTGTCGGACGACCAGCAATTGGCCGACTTCATCAACGACCAGTATGATGCAGGGGCAGTAGCAGGTGATTATGTCTTTTTCAAAATCCAGTCTGATATAGATGAGGCCAATTATTCCTATTGGAATATGAGTACGGCCGATGATACGAATAACAGCAAGAAGCCTACTCTTACCCTTGTGTCCGGCAGTGGTAGCGGTGCTCGCACGGTAGCTCATACCGTGATGAACGTAAGCGAACCAAAGGCTCAGTTGGTGGTATATCCAAATCCTATACAGTCTGGGGAGCTTCATTTGGTATTACCTTCAAACTTTGATGCGAGCAGAGGAACCGTAAGTATTTTCAATACTTACGGTCAGCGGGTCTATCAGATCAATTTGAATCAGGCGAAGTCTGAGACTACTTTTAGGATGACAGGCTTAGAGTCTCTCACATCAGGATTTTATGTGCTACAGCTATCCGATGGTAAGTCTGCTTATCAGTCAAAAGTTTCAGTACAGTAA